The following DNA comes from Anopheles arabiensis isolate DONGOLA chromosome 3, AaraD3, whole genome shotgun sequence.
CGAAATTTGGCGGCAGCGGAATTCCGCctgctgaaaaatgtatagACATGGCAGTTCAAAAAAGTTGCCGTTGACAGTTTGTACATGTGTTTGAAAGCAGGCGTATATTTTTatctatatttatattttatatttttattttaggcgTGTATCCGTTCCGTATATTTTTGGCCTTAAAtttcaaatgtttaaaatcacCTCATATAATGATTATccgagaagcaaaaaaacatcaaaaaagaGGTTATACAGgtagaaaattgagaaaactaATTTCTTGCCGCATGCGGCAAGATTCTGACCATTACCAAAATCGTAGAAACCCAGCAAGTGAACCAAACATCAATCAAATATCACGTAATAGAACCAACGAGTAGGATCTTCACAAATTTCGATGGAATTGCAATTAAATCATGCATTTGAAAGTTATACACGTCCAAAGTTGAGCATGTTCTCGTATGCTCTACATGTCTGGAAAATGAAGATACATTTTTGCTTGACACCGAAAGGGTTAATTATTCGAACTTGTTCGCTCTGTTGTTCGAAAATGGCGTTCAAATTGTGTAGAATCGCTCCGACCGTGCGGCGAGTGTTGAATCAAATCATgaaaatacacaaataagTGGATTTCAGTACACTTAAACACTGAAGTGTCCCTTGCATCATGAAGATCTGCAAACGAAAATGCGAGAAATCAGAGCACATTCTCAAAACCCGTCCATCACGGCTCGACACACATTTAGCCGGGCACAGTGGAATAGAATGCCGTTACCAAACGGTCATAATCGACAGTGGAGCTCCAAAATGCGGCCACAGCGTAGCTGTCAGAGCGCACAGCAAATGTCAAATGCGCTTTTGTTGTAGTTGTCAGAATCCAGGCAGCGAAGCTACAACAGTGCCGAGCTCGTTCGCTTGATGCACTGATTGCATATTACATCCCCTGGAGCGACACTTGCTGGACGCATTCCTGTGTTCCGCAACCTTATCAAGTCTgcgcacatacaaacacatacacacatacagtaaAGCGAAAACAGTGTTGCCGTGGTAGTGTTAGGTGTTcgctttgctttgttgttgttgtttacggGGAGGCCCCAGGGCACCGCTGCAGGCGAGGGATGGAGgaaccgccgccgccaccgccaccacccgcACCACCGTCGCCACACGGGACGAAAAGTGAACCGATGACAGCGGCCGCACCGAACGAAGCCACACAACGGTCGGCCGTTGCCGTCGGTGGCAGGATGGTGGTAGTGTGCCGGATCTGTCTCTCCACCCGTCCGCGCATGATATCCATCCACAGCCCGGTGCCGGAGTACGACCAGAAGACGCTGTACGCCATGCTGCTGTCCGTGTGCTTGCCTCTGAACCAGCGCGAAACGGTGCAGGGCTTGCCGGAGCAGATCTGCCGCAACTGCCAGTGGAAGCTGCTGTCGGCGTACGATCTGTACGAGACGACGCTGGCCAGCGACGAGCAGCTGCGCGCCGAAACGTCCCGGAAACCACCGACCGGGAAGGTGACGCTGGCCGGCGAGGTGTTGCAGCCGGCGGAAGCACCGCCAGCGGACGGCGGTTTGATCCGTGTGAAGGAAGAAACGCCCGACGACGGGTACGAGGAGCACGGGTACGGACCGGGCGGTAGGGCCGAAGAGGAGGACGTCCCGGGCGCGGTGTACGACGCGAGCGGGGAGATGAGCATGCTCAGCATTCAACCCGACATAAGCCTGCTGACGGAGGAGGGTGGCCGTGAGCcgggcgaggaggaggagggagacGACGCAAACCTGCTGGAGGAGTCGAAAGCGGACCTGCCCGATCCGATGGAAGCGTTCGTGGACGAGCACTACCAGCAGGACGAGGACAGTGGCAACCACGTGTGCGGCCTGTGCAAGCAGGACTTTGCGTACAAGAGCCAGTGCCGGATGCACATCGCGCAAAAGCACAACCCGGCCAAACCGTTCAAGTGCGACGTGTGCTACTGCACGCTTACCAGCCATCTGCGCCTGGTGCGGCACAAGATCGTGACGCACGGCGCCGGCCAGATCAAGCGAGAGGACGTGATCGAGGCGCAGAACGACAGCACCGGCGAGATGACGTACACATGCCCGATCTGCCGCAAGGTGTTCAACTCGTCCGTGCGCTTCAAGCGCCACCGGAACGTGCACGTGGTGCACAATCGGCCGTTCAAGTGTGAGGTGTGCCTGTACCGGTTCGCCACCAAGCCGCAGCTGACCCAACACGCCAAGGTGCACGACGAGAAGAGCGTGTCGCCGGGCAGCTCGGAGGTGGGCGAGTACCCGTGCGACCGCTGCGAGGAGGTGTTCGTGGCGAAGCGCGCCCTCACGATGCACCTGAAAAAGGCGCACCAGGTGTTCCGGGTGCCGGGCGGGGCGCGGCCGGACGAGCAGCGCGAACGCAGCGAGTACGTGTGCATCATCTGCAAGGCGACGTTTGCGCGCGAAACCGTCCTCAACACGCACATGAAGATGCACGAGCTGCTAGCGgcggagaaggagaaggagcggCGGCTCGATCTCGAGCGGCTGGTCAAGCaggagctgcagcagcagatgcagCAGAGCGTGCCACCACTGCCGCCCCTCTCGCCGGAGCAAATCGATCAGCCGTCCTGCGTGCTCGATCCGGTGGCGCTCGGGCTGGTGCCGGTGGCAAAGGCGCAAGGCGGAGCGGCATCCGGCACGgacaataacaacagcagcacgagcatcaacaacaacagtccACCCGGCGGCTCCGGTGGTCCGAGCGGGCTGAAGCGGAAACTGTCCCTACCGCCGGCACCGCCGAGCGACATGGCGTACGTGTGTCCGGTGTGCGACACCGAGTTCGATGAGCGGGAAGCGCTGAAGAAGCACCAGAAGGAGCAGCACACCCGGCTGCAGGTTGGCATCGTGTCGTCGAGGATGGGTGAGTCCGGCACGCCGACCGGTGGGGGGGGACATTCGCAGCCGAGGATGATGCCACGGTTGACCGCCCTGCCCGGGATGAAAATGCGCCTACTGGATGGGAAGCGGATAATGGATAAAAAGCGACGCCTACTGCCCGACCCAACCGGTATGCATACTGTGTACTTGTAGAGTAGAGCAGGCGACATTTTATGCACTTCCTTTTTAACTTTAATTGTTCTTTCTCCTGTTCTCATATTTCCGCTTGTTAGcttcatcatttttattttattatgtacCCGTTTCTTCTTTTCATCTTATATAACACaatttgaaccttttttttggctttgctTCCTTTTAACCTTTCTCTCATCCTCTCATTTTGCTTCTCGGCTCTCACTTGTCTAGTTTTAGTTCCATCAAGCTTCTAATTTGTGTTGATGTTATTGATTTACCATTAGCTTTAGTATAAAAATAAgttcgacacacacactcaaaacaCAATGACGGGCTTAAAAAACGTTTTGAGGTAAAATTACATTACCCCCCCGAGAAAGGTGGTTGGCCGCTCAAGCCCAACCTGCGACTGCGATAAAGCTGAGtttacagaaaacaaaaaataagcacAAACCACCCTTGCGATACACAGatttcatcatcgtcatcatcatcatatttTCCCTCCCCGCGCATTTGTAGCTTGTATGTCTCTTTGtaggtggtgtgtgtgtgtatgatatATTTGTTGGGAAAAGTATTAACAGAGAAATGTTGTTTCCCAATCTCCGGAAACAAGCTCGTTTTCCCATATTTTTCCCCACCGCCAACCGAAACATTCCACTGAAATCGATAGATTTTAGcaagttttatgcaatttttaaaagcagggcacaacatacacacactctctgtCGCTCTCTGTCCTCCCTTTTGCTGTGTGTAGAACTTGTCCACAAGACCACTTTGTCTCTGGCAGACACAGACACGCGCACATAAGTTTATGTTCATATTAAGAGGGGTGAGTGAGGTGGCGCTTGAATGggcataaaaacaagcatcaaacaccacccaGCGAAATTGATAAGACATTAAAGGaatagagagggagagagagagagagagcgattgTGAGTGAGAGGGAGTGTTGCCACTATCTATTTCTGTGTTACCTGATAAAATGTATTGCTTTTTAACCATTTCTTTAACGTATTGCTGTGCCATCTTGCATTTGCCTGTTTGCTTTCCCTGCTTATATTAGATTCTCATAATCGTCTTCGTGCAATTTTCGGTCTCAAATTACGAGAGTCATCGTCATTGCCTTCATCCCCCCGGGTGTGCGCACGTTGTTAGTGACGGTGGTGGTCGTGTGGTGCGATTGGCTTTTGTTGCGACCGATGGGTTTTCTATTACATTCTTCGCTATCTTCTGCTAACGCTAGCAACAAACCTCGTCGGGGCAGGCCATGCTCGGTGTGCGCTTCCCTTGCACAAGTACACcaaaagagaacaaaactATATAGATACAAATTCcattttgtgagtgtgtttgtgtttgtatgtgtctttttttgcttctgtctgtttttttctcagtttttctcttttttttctttttatactATTTGCATTTCCTGTTGACAGTGCGGGTTTTGTCGATTTGTCATATTGTATTGTTCAACAGTCTATGTTTTAAtctgttttttctcttcttcttttcctttgttctcctttcgatcgatcgatggtgtgtgtgtgttcgctgtAGTGGTGTCGATTTTTCCCACTTTATTCATTAGCTTTAGCGAATGGTTTTACAACCACTTACGCGAGTACATCGAACACAGCGCCATTCTCTTTGTTTGCAATTAATAATCGATATCGTCGTTGCTTAATGCTTATGTGTTCGTTACTTATCGTTTATTAACTTTtcttttatattgttttttgttaggGGAAAGAGCGTtgtattgtattttatttctattgAATAGCTTTCTATTTATCTTTCGGCTAATCGCCTCGTTGCCACCTTCTCTTACACACTTTTCTTACCCAAAGTTTTCCAACCTTTTGTGACTCCCCCCATAGCACCTCTGCGCCATGCTGGAGGCGGGTTACATACTCTCCTACGAAACTTAAAACCAGTTTTATGCAGTCGTAGTTTCACCCCTCTTCCGGAGGGTTTGGTGCGCTGGTTTCACGTCCCTCTTCCTTCCGGCCATGGCCTATAGCGTGTgttttgctacaacataaaaaaagaaaacagctaGTAGCTTTGTTTTACgtaccaccacctccaccaccaccctcgcGTTCGGTTCGGGCATCCCAATCTACCTTCCAACCCTTCGACCCGCGGTTCAGTTTCCTTTAGGGGGTACATTTTTCCGTTGTGATGGTGATCGTGGTGGAATGGGTTTTCCCGGATAAAAGAGGCAGGacgatagaaagagagagagagagagagagagagagaagttaTGGGAAATTGttcaaagtaaataaatagctcggtatccttttttttctcgtacTTCGTTGCTCAACTTAATATGTgaccgatgctgctgctgctactgctgctctaTAGCCATTCATGTTCGTCGTTAGTTGTTTATTCTCGTATTGATTTTTGCTCCACTCTTATTGAGGGCTAATGCATTATGTCGCACTTCCGGGTGTAGGCTGTACGTTAGTGTTCGTTGtggtatgttttcttttgttgttttaaacgTTGTTAATTAAGCaacgtatttgtttttttacttctctgttttgtctcttttttatcattatttttcaGATAGTTTAGttagttattttttaaatttatatttttaggtTTACGCATATAGAGCTAAAATTTAGAAGTTTAGTTTCTTCTTGTAAAATTAATGATTATTGTGAATGTTTGActtgtttgaattttttaatacatttgcatactttttatGCAAGTTGGTCGAAAGGTTATATTGGTTATATCTATTTATTATAACATGTCTTCAAACTTTGTGTTGATATCTGTGTTTTATCCTTATTTTCTTATATGGATTAAATGCAATTCAAgcttatattttaatttttttgttagtttttttaaaataaattttgtttattgcTAATTTCAACAAAGTAATGAAACTTATTTTTGCCTCTTTATCTATTGCTTGTTCTTTTGTTATAGTTAAAttgttagtttgtttgttctgttctttttatttttgtatgtcTAGGTACTGTTTTTTATAGTTTGTATTAAAGAAGTAAAAAGATTACTTACTTACGTTTGTACTTATCTGGCGCTACAACCGcattgcggtcttggcctgtcTCCGAACTGCTGTGGAGTGCCTGAAACTGCTCACTCGagataataatattttcatttttttttaaatatttttccatttttataatttattctaaCCTATGCTTTCATTTCACAGTGTGTCTAATgtctttttctatttttttgtatatgtTTTTTATTCAGTTTGCGCTACCTCATTTATGTTATGtatgtattatttattactattacttattattttttatctattgtttgtttatttgttctaGCTAAATGGTTAAGTTGCTTTGTTCTGTTCTGCTCTTATTTCGTTTGTGTCCCTATCATGTTTTTACAGTTTGGTTATAATGTTGTTAAGAGGTTTATAGTTCGtaacaatttattatttaaatttatataatttattttagcatgcttttttataattgtaatgtaaattgtttcatttaattttaatatttttacaatttatatTTGCATAGTTTTTCATTCCATAATTTTTCTCAtttcttttcatattttttgtaacatttttttaccattttgcactggaaaattaatttactcCTCTTTTACTCTACAAAAGAGCGACTATTATATCAcatatgatatattttatgttcattttttaattgttcaatttttccaaattttaGATGATGACGTAGAGCTAATAGAGCACGACGATTCGCTAGACAACGACGGCCACAGCACTGGCGGCCTAATACCGATAGATGATAGCCCGCGGGGCCTTGAACGGCGGCAGACCGCATCCGGTGCTACCGCGTCATCGCCCACTGAAGAACCGTCCCAGTTCCAGTGCGACCTCTGCCATAAAAAGTTCCCCTACAACTGCTACCTAACGATGCACATGCGCAAAAATCACGACAAATCTAAACCGTACGGCTGCAAGGTGTGCCATTACCGTTTCGGGTACCGCGGTACGCTGCTGCGCCACCAGCTGATCCACTCGTCCCAGCGCGTCCAGCCCGGCAGCCACGGTTCAATCATCTTCAAGTGCCGCATCTGTTCGGCCAAATTTCTCGAGCTAAGGCAGCTGAATATGCATCTGAAAGGGCACCGGAAGGTGCCGGAAGAGCCAGAGCCCAACCAGCAGGTGCAGCTGATTCGCTGCAACGAGTGTCCGCAAATCTTTAGCAACCCGAACCAGCTCGCCCGGCACATGGTGAAGGAGC
Coding sequences within:
- the LOC120902542 gene encoding zinc finger protein 423-like: MEEPPPPPPPPAPPSPHGTKSEPMTAAAPNEATQRSAVAVGGRMVVVCRICLSTRPRMISIHSPVPEYDQKTLYAMLLSVCLPLNQRETVQGLPEQICRNCQWKLLSAYDLYETTLASDEQLRAETSRKPPTGKVTLAGEVLQPAEAPPADGGLIRVKEETPDDGYEEHGYGPGGRAEEEDVPGAVYDASGEMSMLSIQPDISLLTEEGGREPGEEEEGDDANLLEESKADLPDPMEAFVDEHYQQDEDSGNHVCGLCKQDFAYKSQCRMHIAQKHNPAKPFKCDVCYCTLTSHLRLVRHKIVTHGAGQIKREDVIEAQNDSTGEMTYTCPICRKVFNSSVRFKRHRNVHVVHNRPFKCEVCLYRFATKPQLTQHAKVHDEKSVSPGSSEVGEYPCDRCEEVFVAKRALTMHLKKAHQVFRVPGGARPDEQRERSEYVCIICKATFARETVLNTHMKMHELLAAEKEKERRLDLERLVKQELQQQMQQSVPPLPPLSPEQIDQPSCVLDPVALGLVPVAKAQGGAASGTDNNNSSTSINNNSPPGGSGGPSGLKRKLSLPPAPPSDMAYVCPVCDTEFDEREALKKHQKEQHTRLQVGIVSSRMGESGTPTGGGGHSQPRMMPRLTALPGMKMRLLDGKRIMDKKRRLLPDPTDDDVELIEHDDSLDNDGHSTGGLIPIDDSPRGLERRQTASGATASSPTEEPSQFQCDLCHKKFPYNCYLTMHMRKNHDKSKPYGCKVCHYRFGYRGTLLRHQLIHSSQRVQPGSHGSIIFKCRICSAKFLELRQLNMHLKGHRKVPEEPEPNQQVQLIRCNECPQIFSNPNQLARHMVKEHQQEQQESEDDELYNSDRLFQHQQQADLAMYPSSSSLRGDGGGRTTTNDLKHNSEQSKDGYGAALINDDVSIIKLEPNFD